aaatatagatattacgtaaataaaaatataagaaatgaaaataagcattttaaaaaatggaaaaaatactttaagatttaaacatctatcttaaaatgtacatctatcttaaaatggtagtaaattatataaaaatggaaataccacattaaacaacaaaaaaatatatttttacatcaagaaagtccctataaaattcattattccatcaacatcaacctcacactattaaggaaaacttcaaagcactcgagcaaaaaaatggttacaccatcaactcttgccgtcccaaaaacctttaatgaccttgaaggagattttttataacaacgaactttttgttaggtggattcattgttgggaaacccgcaacttccaaaagccaaacttattcatggaaattgaattgcttttcatagactcaaaggtattcttacaaatttaaattaatctaatccataattttattgttaatattcatattactctttcatgatcaaaccattatagttaataaccattcaagcgtttatcccgaaatACTTatttcctcgccgaatcaggtattggttcatgttggtttagtattgtttttggtttattaaccggtttaggatggtcctattgtaaatataatttaagttggcttagcatatattatgcttaaaataacttaaattaaataatagtaatattatgcttaaaatataattttaaggaattttcaaatatagtttacagaacattataggtgatgaatttaatttattaaatttgtttatgacttaaaactaatttttttttttaaacatacagagttataaatatcaatgttggattggtgagtataacatgaagacaaaaatataaatatttcattttcaagataagaaattcagcttttattcagttactcaatatataatatcttaaattatttttttttaaaatatacataatttatatatatagattaatcttccaaacttaaactattatattatatatgaataatttttttaaataaaaataatttctgatttaaaaaaaataaaaacaacaaattgttatttttaaataatagaagtaatttacattatactatcatttaacaagtataagattcgttttgatatatcattattttctatttccaaaaaaaaaaaaattgttaaacatcaatatcatctaggttaagtatgcTAAcagcacaaattcaaacatcacaaaaaatatttacataaacattataatacaataatttaatcaaaaaataaaattcaaaaaaaaatattcaaaagaatagttatatacttaatatttgaaaatcaaagatatttttgctaaaattgtacttacctagccaaggagatcgaccatctttttacggatcgatcgattgttgagcatgtggtcgatccgaaaatactctgcagtttaattaaatatctaaaacatttattccaacactcaacagatagttttgctaaatatgataactagatagccaacaaaattacaaaaaactatttaaatagtaaaaaatatgttaatttaacgtgttaaaatttaaaaataaattttaattatgacatgcatcttaacatttatataaatatatatatcataacctaaatataaataatttaacaacttaaattagaaaaaaaataaaaatcccgggcgtagcccgggttaatccctagtaaataattaaaaactgaaaattcatatccggaGGGTCTAGTTGATTTTAAGAGGATCCAATTACGATAATCTTGTCTTAATTTCTCTTATTCGAATACCCAATTGCTAACCTTTGGTGACTTTTTCTTCAGATCCACGATGCAGGTAACCTCTTCAAACCCTAATTTctggaaaaaaatcaaacaaaataggcaaaattaaacaaaaaaaattaattagaacACACATCGAGTCTAAGAAAAGGGGGGGACTTACCTTGGGAGCGACGTTGATCTGATAAACGAGACCGATCTTCTCCGTGAGCTCTTTACCGGCATCGGTGGAGAGATGCTGCTTCATCACATTAGTTTAGGTGCTGACATGTTTCTTTAAATGTGTGTTAAGGATCGGTTACAAAATAACTAGGATCGGTGCTTGGgatattatgtatttttgatttaataattaaatgaatcattaattttaaaaaccctCTGATAAGG
This genomic stretch from Brassica napus cultivar Da-Ae chromosome C9, Da-Ae, whole genome shotgun sequence harbors:
- the LOC106372539 gene encoding sterol carrier protein 2-like; the protein is MKQHLSTDAGKELTEKIGLVYQINVAPKKLGFEEVTCIVDLKKKSPKSIFGSTTCSTIDRSVKRWSISLARGAMKIKGSLSAAQEVHP